A window from Pseudomonas alloputida encodes these proteins:
- a CDS encoding nucleoside hydrolase: MLKSLLQGVVFMAAASTLQAAPIDLIIDTDPGADDVVALFLAMASPHELSIRAITTVAGNVRLDKTSRNARLAREWAGREDIPVYAGAGRPLVRTPIYAADVHGEEGLTGVQVHEPKAPLAQGNAVQYLVDTLGAAEPHSITVAMLGPQTNLALALIQRPSIVKGIKEVVVMGGAHFNGGNITPVAEFNLYADPHAAEVVLASGVQLTYLPLDVTHKLLTSNARLKQLAAVNNQASKRVVDILNAYITHDMDVYGIPGGPVHDASVIAYLLKPELFSGRRIHMSIDSREGPTFGQTIADWYGVLKRPANVLWVEQGDAQGLFDLLSARLARLE; encoded by the coding sequence ATGCTCAAGTCCCTGCTACAAGGAGTCGTCTTCATGGCCGCAGCCTCCACCCTCCAGGCCGCACCCATCGATCTGATCATCGACACCGATCCCGGCGCCGACGATGTGGTGGCGCTGTTTCTGGCCATGGCTTCGCCCCACGAACTCAGTATCCGCGCCATCACCACCGTGGCCGGCAACGTTCGCCTGGACAAGACCTCGCGCAATGCCCGCCTGGCCCGCGAATGGGCGGGGCGTGAAGACATCCCGGTGTACGCTGGTGCCGGCCGCCCATTGGTGCGCACGCCGATCTACGCCGCCGACGTTCATGGCGAAGAAGGCCTCACCGGCGTACAGGTGCACGAGCCGAAAGCGCCCCTGGCCCAGGGCAATGCCGTGCAATACCTGGTCGATACCCTCGGCGCAGCCGAACCACACAGCATCACCGTCGCCATGCTCGGCCCGCAGACCAACCTGGCCCTGGCGCTGATCCAGCGCCCGAGCATCGTCAAAGGCATCAAGGAGGTGGTGGTCATGGGGGGAGCGCATTTCAACGGCGGCAACATCACCCCGGTGGCGGAGTTCAACCTCTACGCCGACCCGCACGCCGCCGAAGTGGTGCTGGCCAGCGGCGTGCAGCTGACCTACCTGCCGCTGGATGTCACGCACAAGCTGCTGACCAGTAACGCCCGCCTGAAGCAGTTGGCAGCCGTGAACAACCAGGCGAGCAAGCGCGTGGTGGATATCCTCAATGCCTACATCACCCACGACATGGACGTGTATGGCATACCTGGCGGCCCTGTGCACGACGCCAGCGTCATCGCCTACCTGTTAAAGCCCGAGCTGTTCAGCGGCCGGCGTATCCACATGAGCATCGACAGCCGCGAAGGACCCACTTTCGGCCAGACAATTGCAGACTGGTACGGTGTGCTCAAGCGGCCGGCGAATGTGCTGTGGGTGGAGCAGGGTGATGCCCAGGGGCTGTTCGACCTGCTCAGTGCCCGTCTGGCGCGATTGGAATAG
- a CDS encoding sugar ABC transporter substrate-binding protein, translating to MKLPFPGRLLALAVISSLSLALPLSAAHAEDKPKVALVMKSLANEFFRTMEDGAKDYQKTHADEFELIANGIKNETDTGEQIRIVEQMVNAGAKALVIAPADSKALVSAVKKAMDQGVVVINIDNRLDPDLLKSKGISVPFVGPDNRKGARLVGDYLASQKLKAGDQVGIIEGVSTTTNAQQRTAGFKDAMDAAQMKIVSVQSGNWEIDKGNAVAASMLNEYPDLKALLAGNDSMALGAVSAVRAAGKTGQVQVVGYDNINAIKPMLEDGRVLATLDQAASQQAVYGIQAALKMVKGEKPDVDADNVIQTPVELITKKP from the coding sequence ATGAAGCTGCCGTTCCCCGGTCGTCTGCTGGCCCTCGCTGTCATTTCCTCGCTTAGCCTCGCCTTGCCATTGTCTGCCGCCCACGCTGAAGACAAGCCCAAGGTCGCCCTTGTCATGAAGTCGCTGGCCAACGAGTTCTTCCGCACCATGGAAGACGGCGCCAAGGACTACCAGAAAACCCATGCCGACGAGTTCGAGCTGATCGCCAACGGCATCAAGAACGAGACCGACACTGGCGAGCAGATCCGCATCGTCGAGCAGATGGTCAATGCCGGCGCCAAAGCGCTGGTGATTGCCCCGGCTGATTCCAAGGCGCTTGTGTCGGCGGTGAAGAAGGCCATGGACCAGGGCGTGGTGGTGATCAACATCGACAACCGTCTGGACCCTGATCTGCTAAAGAGCAAAGGCATCAGCGTTCCCTTCGTCGGCCCCGACAACCGCAAGGGCGCGCGCCTGGTTGGCGATTACCTGGCCAGCCAGAAGCTCAAGGCCGGCGACCAGGTGGGCATTATCGAAGGCGTGTCGACCACCACCAATGCCCAGCAGCGCACCGCCGGCTTCAAGGACGCCATGGACGCCGCGCAGATGAAAATCGTCTCGGTACAAAGCGGCAATTGGGAGATCGACAAAGGCAACGCCGTCGCCGCCTCCATGCTCAACGAATACCCCGACCTGAAGGCCTTGCTGGCCGGCAACGACAGCATGGCCCTGGGCGCTGTGTCCGCCGTGCGTGCCGCTGGCAAGACCGGCCAGGTGCAAGTGGTGGGCTATGACAACATCAATGCCATCAAGCCAATGCTTGAAGACGGTCGGGTGCTTGCCACCCTCGACCAGGCGGCCAGCCAGCAGGCGGTGTATGGCATTCAGGCGGCGCTGAAAATGGTCAAGGGCGAAAAGCCTGATGTGGATGCCGACAACGTCATCCAGACCCCGGTCGAACTCATCACCAAGAAGCCCTGA
- a CDS encoding ABC transporter permease, which translates to MKTTPLNNQDAAPVRRSGTYFGLGTYLGLAGALLAMIVLFSFLSSHFWSYGTFSTLANQIPDLMVLAVGMTFVLIIGGIDLSVGSVLALAASTVSVAILGWGWGVLPSALLGMAVAALAGSITGGVTVAWRIPSFIVSLGVLEMARGLAYQFTDSRTAYIGDAYAWFSNPVAFGVSPAFIIALLVIVLAQLVLTRTVFGRYLIGIGTNEEAVRLAGIDPRPYKVLVFALMGLLAGLAALFQISRLEAADPNAGSGLELQVIAAVVIGGTSLMGGRGSVISTFFGVLIISVLAAGLAQIGASEPTKRIITGAVIVIAVVLDTYRSRRAGRRN; encoded by the coding sequence ATGAAAACCACCCCGCTCAACAACCAGGACGCCGCCCCCGTGCGCCGCAGCGGTACGTACTTTGGCCTGGGCACCTACCTGGGCCTGGCTGGCGCCTTGCTGGCGATGATCGTGCTGTTCTCGTTCCTCAGCAGCCACTTCTGGTCGTATGGCACCTTCAGCACGCTGGCCAACCAGATCCCGGACCTGATGGTGCTGGCGGTGGGCATGACCTTCGTGCTGATCATCGGCGGCATCGACCTGTCGGTGGGCTCGGTGCTGGCGCTGGCCGCCTCGACGGTGAGCGTGGCGATACTCGGCTGGGGCTGGGGCGTGCTGCCCTCGGCGCTGCTGGGCATGGCCGTGGCCGCCCTGGCCGGCAGCATTACCGGTGGCGTCACCGTGGCCTGGCGCATCCCGTCGTTCATCGTCTCGCTTGGTGTGTTGGAGATGGCCCGTGGCCTGGCCTATCAGTTCACCGACTCGCGCACCGCCTATATCGGCGACGCCTATGCCTGGTTCTCCAACCCGGTCGCCTTTGGTGTTTCGCCAGCGTTCATCATCGCCTTGCTGGTGATCGTGCTCGCCCAGTTGGTACTGACGCGCACGGTGTTCGGCCGTTACCTGATCGGTATCGGCACCAACGAAGAGGCCGTGCGCCTGGCCGGTATCGATCCGCGCCCTTACAAAGTGCTGGTGTTCGCCCTGATGGGCCTGCTCGCCGGCCTGGCCGCACTGTTCCAGATCTCGCGGCTGGAAGCCGCCGACCCCAATGCCGGCTCTGGCCTGGAGCTGCAGGTCATTGCCGCCGTCGTGATCGGCGGCACCAGCCTGATGGGTGGGCGTGGCTCGGTCATCAGCACCTTCTTTGGCGTACTGATCATTTCCGTATTGGCCGCCGGGCTGGCGCAGATCGGTGCCAGCGAGCCGACCAAACGCATCATCACCGGGGCGGTGATCGTCATCGCCGTGGTGCTCGACACTTACCGTAGCCGGCGCGCAGGCCGGCGGAACTGA
- the thrS gene encoding threonine--tRNA ligase: MPVITLPDGSQRSFDHAVSVAEVAASIGAGLAKATVAGKVDGKLVDACDLISNDATLQIITPKDEEGLEIIRHSCAHLVGHAVKQLYPTAKMVIGPVIDEGFYYDIAYERPFTPEDMAAIEKRMMELIEKDYDVVKKMTPRAEVIDVFKARGEDYKLRLVEDMPDEQAMGLYYHEEYVDMCRGPHVPNTRFLKAFKLTKLSGAYWRGDAKNEQLQRVYGTAWADKKQLAAYIQRIEEAEKRDHRKIGKQLDLFHLQEEAPGMVFWHANGWTVYQVLEQYMRGVQRENGYQEIKTPQVVDRILWERSGHWSNYAENMFTTSSESRDYAVKPMNCPCHVQVFNQGLKSYRDLPLRLAEFGACHRNEPSGALHGIMRVRGFVQDDAHIFCTEDQVKKEAADFIKLTLDVYKDFGFSDIAMKLSTRPAKRVGSEELWDRAETALADALNESGLEWEYQPGEGAFYGPKIEFTLRDCLGRNWQCGTLQYDPNLPERLDASYIAEDNSRVRPVMLHRAILGSFERFIGMLIEHYAGVFPAWLAPTQAVIMNITDKQADFALEVEKSLNGSGFRAKSDLRNEKIGFKIREHTLLKVPYLLVIGDREVETQTVAVRTREGADLGSMPVAQFVELLTQAVSRRGRQESE, encoded by the coding sequence ATGCCCGTTATTACTCTTCCCGATGGCAGTCAACGTTCGTTCGATCACGCCGTATCCGTAGCCGAAGTAGCCGCTTCCATCGGCGCTGGCCTGGCCAAGGCCACCGTTGCCGGCAAGGTCGACGGCAAGCTGGTCGATGCGTGTGACCTGATCAGCAACGACGCCACCCTGCAGATCATCACCCCTAAAGATGAAGAGGGACTGGAGATCATTCGTCACTCGTGCGCCCACTTGGTTGGCCACGCCGTGAAGCAGCTGTACCCGACCGCCAAGATGGTGATCGGCCCGGTCATTGACGAAGGCTTCTATTACGACATCGCCTACGAGCGCCCCTTCACCCCAGAAGACATGGCCGCCATCGAAAAGCGCATGATGGAGCTGATTGAAAAAGACTACGACGTGGTCAAGAAAATGACCCCGCGCGCCGAAGTCATCGATGTGTTCAAGGCCCGTGGCGAAGACTACAAGCTGCGTCTGGTCGAAGACATGCCGGATGAACAGGCCATGGGCCTGTACTACCACGAAGAATACGTCGACATGTGCCGTGGCCCGCACGTGCCGAACACCCGCTTCCTCAAGGCATTCAAGCTGACCAAGCTGTCCGGCGCCTACTGGCGTGGCGATGCCAAGAACGAGCAGCTTCAGCGCGTGTACGGCACGGCCTGGGCTGACAAGAAGCAGCTGGCTGCGTACATCCAGCGCATCGAAGAAGCCGAAAAACGCGACCACCGCAAGATCGGCAAGCAGCTCGACCTGTTCCACCTGCAGGAAGAAGCCCCGGGCATGGTGTTCTGGCACGCCAACGGCTGGACCGTCTACCAGGTACTCGAGCAGTACATGCGTGGCGTGCAGCGCGAAAACGGCTACCAGGAAATCAAGACCCCGCAGGTTGTCGACCGCATCCTGTGGGAGCGTTCCGGCCACTGGTCCAACTATGCCGAAAACATGTTCACCACTTCGTCGGAAAGCCGTGACTACGCGGTAAAACCGATGAACTGCCCGTGCCACGTGCAGGTGTTCAACCAGGGCCTGAAAAGCTACCGCGACCTGCCGCTGCGTCTCGCCGAGTTCGGTGCCTGCCACCGTAACGAGCCGTCCGGCGCCCTGCACGGCATCATGCGCGTGCGTGGCTTCGTACAGGACGATGCGCACATTTTCTGCACCGAAGATCAGGTGAAGAAAGAGGCCGCCGACTTCATCAAGCTGACCCTGGACGTGTACAAGGACTTCGGTTTCAGCGACATCGCCATGAAACTGTCCACTCGTCCGGCCAAGCGTGTCGGTTCCGAAGAGCTGTGGGATCGTGCTGAAACAGCGCTGGCCGACGCCCTGAACGAATCCGGCCTTGAGTGGGAATACCAGCCGGGCGAGGGTGCCTTCTACGGCCCGAAAATCGAGTTTACCCTGCGCGACTGCCTCGGCCGTAACTGGCAGTGCGGTACCCTGCAGTACGACCCGAACCTGCCAGAGCGTCTGGATGCCAGCTATATCGCCGAAGATAACAGCCGAGTTCGCCCGGTCATGCTGCACCGCGCCATCCTCGGTTCGTTCGAGCGCTTCATCGGCATGCTGATCGAGCACTACGCGGGCGTGTTCCCGGCGTGGCTGGCCCCAACTCAGGCGGTGATCATGAATATCACCGACAAGCAGGCCGATTTCGCCCTCGAGGTTGAGAAATCTCTGAACGGAAGCGGTTTCCGTGCCAAGTCGGACTTGAGAAATGAGAAGATCGGCTTTAAAATCCGCGAGCATACTTTGCTCAAGGTCCCGTACCTTTTGGTTATAGGGGACCGCGAAGTCGAAACGCAAACCGTCGCTGTGCGTACTCGCGAAGGCGCAGACCTGGGCTCCATGCCCGTCGCCCAATTCGTTGAGTTGCTGACACAAGCGGTTTCCCGGCGTGGTCGCCAAGAATCGGAGTAA
- the rbsD gene encoding D-ribose pyranase encodes MKKTPLLNVALSRVIAGMGHGDILVIGDAGLPVPPGVELIDLAITPGLPDFASVLRVVLSELQVERHVLAEEMQKVVPPALVEIERLKGKLGKREWLTHEDFKVLSRSARAVVRTGECQPYSNIALISGVTF; translated from the coding sequence ATGAAGAAAACCCCGCTGTTGAATGTTGCCCTGTCGCGGGTCATTGCCGGCATGGGGCATGGCGATATCCTGGTGATTGGCGATGCCGGGCTGCCGGTGCCGCCGGGTGTGGAACTGATCGACCTGGCCATTACGCCTGGCCTGCCGGACTTCGCCAGCGTGCTGCGGGTGGTGCTGAGCGAATTGCAGGTTGAGCGGCATGTGCTGGCTGAAGAAATGCAAAAAGTGGTGCCACCCGCGCTGGTCGAAATCGAGCGACTGAAGGGCAAGCTGGGCAAGCGCGAATGGCTGACCCACGAGGATTTCAAAGTGCTGTCGCGCAGTGCCCGTGCGGTGGTGCGTACAGGCGAGTGCCAGCCCTACAGCAACATTGCCCTCATCTCCGGCGTCACCTTCTAG
- the rbsK gene encoding ribokinase — translation MNAKVVVVGSLNMDLVVRAQRLPRAGETLPGDSFFTVPGGKGANQAVAVARLGGSVAMIGNVGDDDYGRQLHRALYVEGIDCQGVSTCPAMSSGVALITVDAASQNCIVIIPGANGLLTPQSVRRFDALLQAAEVIICQLEVPASTVAWTLARGHELGKQVILNPAPATGPLPADWFAHIDYLTPNESEAEALTGVVVTDQDSARRAGERLLQLGAGKVIITLGAQGALLVTAQGHQHYPAPHVQPLDTTAAGDTFIGGFAAGLVRGLEEGEAIAFGQRAAALSVTRAGAQPSIPYLAELTP, via the coding sequence ATGAATGCCAAGGTTGTGGTGGTTGGCAGCCTCAACATGGACCTGGTGGTCCGCGCCCAGCGCCTGCCGCGGGCCGGCGAAACACTCCCCGGCGATAGCTTTTTCACGGTGCCGGGCGGCAAGGGTGCCAACCAGGCGGTGGCAGTGGCGCGGCTGGGCGGCAGCGTGGCTATGATCGGCAATGTGGGGGATGACGACTACGGGCGGCAACTGCACCGGGCCTTGTATGTCGAGGGGATCGACTGTCAGGGCGTCAGCACCTGTCCAGCCATGTCCAGCGGTGTGGCGCTGATCACGGTGGATGCTGCCAGCCAGAACTGTATTGTCATCATTCCCGGCGCCAACGGCCTGCTGACGCCGCAGTCGGTGCGGCGCTTCGATGCGTTGCTGCAGGCTGCCGAGGTAATCATCTGCCAGTTGGAAGTGCCAGCCAGCACCGTGGCCTGGACACTGGCCAGAGGGCACGAGCTGGGCAAGCAGGTGATCCTGAACCCAGCACCCGCTACCGGCCCCTTGCCAGCGGACTGGTTTGCGCATATCGATTACCTTACCCCTAACGAAAGTGAGGCCGAAGCCTTGACCGGTGTGGTGGTGACCGACCAGGACAGTGCCCGGCGCGCGGGCGAGCGCTTGCTGCAGCTGGGGGCAGGCAAAGTGATCATCACCTTGGGTGCGCAAGGTGCCTTGCTGGTTACTGCCCAAGGTCATCAGCACTATCCGGCGCCGCACGTGCAACCGCTGGACACCACCGCTGCCGGCGATACCTTCATCGGTGGCTTTGCTGCCGGCCTGGTGCGTGGGCTGGAGGAGGGGGAGGCGATCGCCTTTGGCCAGCGTGCTGCAGCATTGTCGGTTACCCGTGCCGGTGCCCAACCGTCGATTCCCTACCTGGCAGAGCTGACGCCATGA
- a CDS encoding sugar ABC transporter ATP-binding protein, which translates to MPALANEVVLAASGLGKTYAQPVLGEVSLSLRAGEVLALTGENGAGKSTLSKLISGLEVPTTGHMTYRGQAYAPGSRGEAERLGVRMVMQELNLLPTLTVAENLFLDNLPSRFGWISHKRLRQLATAAMARVGLDAIDPDTPVGELGIGHQQMVEIARNLIGDCHVLILDEPTAMLTAREVALLFTQIERLRARGVAIVYISHRLEELQRVAQRIVVLRDGKLVCDEPIQRYSSAELVNLMVGRELGEHIDLGRRQLGAPLLKVDKLCRGDKVREVSFEVRAGEIFGISGLIGAGRTELLRLIYGADRADSGGIALGQPPQAVSIDSPKAAVRAGIALITEDRKGEGLLLTQSISANIALGNLGAVSRAGVLDSEAEKALAERQIQAMRIRSAGAQQVVGELSGGNQQKVVIGRWLERDCQVLLFDEPTRGIDVGAKFDIYGLLAELARQGKALVVVSSDLRELMLICDRIAVLSAGRLIDTFARDHWSQDQLLAAAFAGYQKRDALLHDAAPRMDA; encoded by the coding sequence ATGCCTGCATTGGCCAATGAAGTGGTGCTTGCCGCCAGCGGCCTGGGCAAGACCTATGCCCAGCCCGTACTCGGCGAGGTCAGCCTGAGCCTGCGCGCGGGCGAAGTGCTGGCCCTGACCGGCGAGAACGGCGCAGGCAAGAGTACGTTGTCCAAGCTTATCAGCGGCCTGGAGGTGCCCACCACCGGTCACATGACCTACCGCGGCCAGGCCTACGCGCCCGGCAGCCGCGGCGAGGCCGAACGCCTTGGGGTGCGCATGGTCATGCAGGAGCTGAACCTGCTGCCGACGCTGACCGTGGCGGAAAACCTGTTTCTCGACAACCTGCCCAGCCGCTTCGGCTGGATCAGCCACAAGCGTTTGCGCCAGCTGGCAACGGCTGCCATGGCTCGGGTCGGGCTCGACGCCATTGACCCGGACACCCCTGTCGGCGAACTGGGCATCGGCCATCAGCAAATGGTCGAGATTGCCCGCAACCTGATCGGTGACTGCCATGTGCTGATCCTGGACGAGCCCACTGCCATGCTCACTGCGCGCGAGGTGGCGTTGCTGTTCACCCAGATCGAGCGCCTGCGCGCCCGCGGCGTGGCCATCGTCTATATCTCGCATCGCCTGGAAGAGTTGCAGCGCGTGGCCCAACGCATCGTTGTGCTGCGCGATGGCAAGCTGGTGTGCGACGAGCCGATCCAGCGCTACAGCAGCGCCGAGCTGGTCAACCTGATGGTCGGCCGCGAGCTGGGCGAGCATATCGACCTGGGTCGACGGCAGTTGGGTGCACCGCTGCTCAAGGTCGACAAACTGTGCCGTGGCGACAAGGTGCGCGAGGTGTCGTTCGAAGTCAGGGCAGGGGAGATTTTTGGCATCTCCGGCCTGATCGGCGCCGGCCGTACCGAGCTGCTGCGCCTGATCTACGGTGCCGATCGCGCCGACAGCGGCGGTATCGCGCTCGGCCAGCCGCCACAGGCGGTCAGCATCGACTCGCCCAAGGCTGCAGTGCGTGCCGGTATCGCGCTGATAACCGAAGACCGCAAAGGCGAGGGCCTGCTGTTGACGCAGTCGATCAGCGCCAACATTGCGTTGGGCAACCTGGGCGCGGTATCGCGCGCCGGTGTGCTCGATAGCGAAGCGGAAAAGGCCTTGGCCGAACGCCAGATCCAGGCCATGCGCATTCGCAGTGCTGGCGCGCAGCAAGTGGTGGGCGAGCTGTCTGGCGGTAACCAGCAGAAGGTGGTGATCGGCCGCTGGCTGGAGCGCGATTGCCAGGTGCTGCTGTTCGACGAACCCACGCGTGGCATCGATGTGGGCGCCAAGTTCGACATTTATGGCCTGCTGGCCGAGCTGGCGCGCCAAGGCAAGGCCTTGGTGGTGGTGTCCAGTGACCTGCGCGAACTGATGCTGATTTGCGACCGCATCGCCGTGCTGTCCGCTGGCCGCCTGATCGACACCTTCGCGCGTGATCATTGGAGCCAGGACCAGTTGCTTGCCGCCGCCTTCGCCGGTTATCAGAAACGTGACGCGCTGCTGCATGATGCAGCCCCCAGGATGGATGCATGA
- a CDS encoding I78 family peptidase inhibitor, which yields MFRTRAYLATLAVAAVLAGCSTGGNADGGGAPAASAGNDGRCEASGADFAMGKQASAELLEQARKASGSQMARILKPHDVVTLEYRSERLNLNVDEQGRVTRVNCG from the coding sequence ATGTTCCGTACCCGTGCTTACCTGGCAACTCTGGCTGTGGCTGCTGTCCTGGCGGGTTGCAGCACTGGTGGCAATGCTGATGGCGGTGGTGCGCCGGCCGCGTCAGCGGGCAACGATGGCCGCTGCGAAGCCAGTGGTGCCGACTTTGCCATGGGCAAGCAGGCCAGCGCCGAATTGCTGGAGCAGGCACGCAAGGCCAGCGGCTCGCAGATGGCGCGCATTCTCAAGCCGCACGACGTGGTCACCCTGGAGTACCGCTCCGAGCGCCTGAACCTGAACGTGGACGAGCAGGGCAGGGTAACCCGCGTCAACTGCGGTTGA
- the rpmI gene encoding 50S ribosomal protein L35, with protein sequence MPKMKTKSGAAKRFLKTASGFKHKHAFKSHILTKMSTKRKRQLRGASLLHPSDVAKVERMLRVR encoded by the coding sequence ATGCCAAAAATGAAAACCAAGAGCGGTGCTGCGAAGCGCTTCCTGAAGACAGCTTCGGGCTTCAAGCACAAGCACGCTTTCAAGAGCCACATCCTGACCAAAATGTCGACCAAGCGTAAGCGTCAACTGCGCGGTGCCAGCTTGCTGCACCCGTCCGACGTCGCAAAAGTCGAGCGCATGCTGCGCGTTCGTTAA
- the infC gene encoding translation initiation factor IF-3 has protein sequence MTIKREMRNDKRAVPKAPINENISAREVRLIGADGEQVGIVSIDEALRIADEAKLDLVEISADAVPPVCKVMDYGKHLFEKKKQANEAKKNQKQIQIKEIKFRPGTEDGDYQVKLRNLVRFLTDGDKAKISLRFRGREMAHQELGMELLKRVEADLAEYGTVEQHPKMEGRQLMMVIAPKKKK, from the coding sequence ATGACTATTAAGCGTGAAATGAGAAACGATAAGCGTGCTGTACCGAAGGCCCCGATCAACGAGAATATCTCGGCCCGCGAGGTTCGGTTAATTGGCGCAGACGGCGAGCAGGTTGGCATCGTCTCGATTGATGAAGCGCTGCGTATCGCTGATGAAGCGAAGCTGGACCTGGTAGAAATCTCTGCAGACGCGGTACCACCCGTCTGCAAGGTCATGGACTACGGTAAGCACCTCTTCGAGAAGAAGAAGCAGGCTAACGAAGCCAAGAAAAACCAGAAACAGATCCAGATCAAAGAAATCAAGTTTCGTCCAGGGACGGAGGATGGGGATTACCAGGTAAAACTACGCAACCTGGTACGTTTCCTTACCGATGGGGACAAGGCCAAGATCTCTCTGAGATTCCGTGGTCGTGAGATGGCCCACCAGGAGCTGGGCATGGAGCTGTTGAAGCGGGTCGAAGCCGACCTCGCCGAATACGGCACCGTTGAGCAGCATCCGAAGATGGAAGGACGCCAGCTTATGATGGTCATCGCCCCCAAGAAAAAGAAGTAA
- the rplT gene encoding 50S ribosomal protein L20, with translation MARVKRGVIARKRHKKILKLAKGYYGARSRVFRVAKQAVIKAGQYAYRDRRQKKRQFRALWIARINAGARTNGLSYSRLIAGLKKASIEIDRKVLADLAVNEKAAFAAIVEKAKAVLA, from the coding sequence ATGGCTCGTGTTAAGCGCGGCGTTATCGCTCGTAAGCGTCACAAAAAAATTCTGAAACTGGCTAAAGGTTACTACGGTGCACGTTCGCGCGTATTCCGTGTAGCCAAGCAAGCGGTCATCAAGGCAGGCCAATACGCCTACCGCGACCGTCGCCAGAAGAAGCGTCAGTTCCGCGCACTGTGGATCGCTCGTATCAACGCCGGTGCCCGCACCAACGGTCTGTCCTACAGCCGTCTGATTGCTGGCCTGAAAAAGGCTTCGATCGAAATCGACCGTAAGGTTCTGGCTGATCTGGCAGTGAACGAAAAAGCGGCGTTTGCTGCGATTGTCGAGAAAGCTAAAGCCGTTCTGGCTTAA
- a CDS encoding cold-shock protein, which produces MSNRQQGTVKWFNDEKGYGFITPAGGGDDLFVHFKAIESDGFKSLKEGQTVSFVAERGQKGMQAAQVRPE; this is translated from the coding sequence ATGTCCAATCGCCAACAAGGCACCGTCAAATGGTTCAATGATGAGAAAGGCTACGGCTTCATCACCCCAGCAGGCGGCGGCGACGACCTGTTCGTACACTTCAAAGCCATCGAATCTGACGGCTTCAAGAGCCTGAAAGAAGGCCAGACTGTTTCCTTCGTCGCCGAGCGCGGCCAGAAGGGCATGCAGGCTGCACAGGTTCGTCCGGAGTAA
- a CDS encoding LacI family DNA-binding transcriptional regulator, with protein sequence MATIKDVAALAGISYTTVSHVLNKTRPVSEQVRLKVEAAIIELDYVPSAVARSLKARSTATIGLLVPNSVNPYFAELARGIEDACERNGYCVILCNSDDNPQKQRSYLRVLLEKRIDGLVVASVGQDDDLLQSLASVRTPMVIVDRELEGVDADLVRIDHEQGAYLATRHLLELGHRDVAYIGGPAETGVTQLRLSGFRRAMAEAGAPVPGSRVLHCDFTSPGGHAAAAQVLEGKRPSAIFAGNDMIGFGVLRAAAERNISVPGELSVIGFDDIELSRYVYPSLTTVGQSIRELGESAASLLLTRIATPRQGAAEQRIVAPRIVLRESTGPRPDLFNDYR encoded by the coding sequence ATGGCAACCATCAAAGACGTCGCGGCACTGGCGGGTATTTCCTACACCACCGTGTCCCATGTACTCAACAAGACCCGTCCGGTCAGCGAGCAGGTGCGGCTGAAAGTGGAAGCCGCCATCATCGAACTGGATTACGTGCCCAGTGCGGTGGCGCGCTCGCTGAAAGCGCGCAGCACGGCCACCATCGGCCTGTTGGTGCCCAACAGCGTCAACCCGTACTTCGCCGAGCTGGCGCGGGGTATCGAAGACGCCTGCGAGCGCAACGGCTATTGCGTGATCCTGTGCAACTCCGACGACAACCCGCAGAAGCAGCGCAGCTACCTGCGCGTGCTGCTGGAAAAGCGCATCGACGGCCTGGTAGTGGCCTCGGTGGGCCAGGACGACGACTTGCTGCAAAGCCTGGCCAGTGTGCGCACGCCAATGGTCATCGTCGACCGTGAGCTGGAAGGCGTCGATGCCGACCTGGTGCGCATTGACCACGAGCAGGGGGCGTACCTGGCCACCCGGCATCTGCTGGAGCTTGGCCATCGCGACGTCGCCTATATCGGCGGCCCCGCCGAAACCGGGGTTACCCAGCTGCGCCTGAGCGGCTTCCGCCGTGCCATGGCCGAAGCCGGTGCGCCCGTGCCGGGCAGCCGTGTACTGCACTGCGACTTCACCAGCCCGGGTGGCCATGCAGCGGCGGCGCAGGTGCTGGAAGGCAAGCGGCCCTCGGCGATTTTTGCCGGCAACGACATGATCGGCTTTGGTGTGCTGCGCGCTGCAGCCGAACGCAATATCAGCGTACCCGGCGAGCTGTCGGTGATCGGCTTCGATGACATCGAACTGAGCCGCTACGTGTACCCATCACTGACCACCGTGGGCCAGTCGATCCGCGAACTGGGCGAGAGCGCTGCCTCGTTGCTGCTGACGCGTATCGCTACGCCCCGGCAAGGCGCGGCGGAGCAGCGCATTGTCGCCCCGCGTATCGTCTTGCGTGAGTCCACCGGGCCGCGCCCGGACCTGTTCAATGATTACCGCTAA